In the Populus trichocarpa isolate Nisqually-1 chromosome 1, P.trichocarpa_v4.1, whole genome shotgun sequence genome, one interval contains:
- the LOC18095154 gene encoding pathogenesis-related protein 1 — protein MEISKNSLAIAFLIALAIIIPLSLAQDSPQDYVNAHNNARAQVGVGNIVWDTNVAAYASNYIKRLTGDCRLVHSGGPYGENLAGGSGDLTGSAAVKLWVDEKPKYDYNSNSCVGGECRHYTQVVWRNSVRLGCAKARCSNGGTVISCNYSPPGNYVGQRPY, from the coding sequence ATGGAAATCTCCAAGAATTCACTAGCAATTGCTTTTCTTATTGCCTTAGCTATAATAATCCCTCTATCCCTTGCCCAAGACTCCCCACAAGACTACGTCAATGCCCACAATAATGCTCGTGCACAGGTAGGTGTTGGAAATATTGTCTGGGACACTAATGTGGCAGCTTATGCAAGTAACTATATTAAACGGCTCACGGGCGATTGCAGACTTGTGCATTCTGGTGGGCCTTATGGCGAGAACCTTGCAGGAGGTAGTGGTGATCTTACAGGCAGCGCTGCGGTGAAATTGTGGGTTGATGAGAAACCAAAGTATGATTACAACTCCAATTCATGTGTTGGTGGAGAATGCAGGCATTATACTCAGGTGGTTTGGCGCAACTCGGTTCGTTTAGGTTGTGCTAAAGCAAGGTGCAGCAATGGCGGTACAGTCATCAGTTGCAACTATTCCCCCCCCGGCAACTACGTTGGCCAGCGTCCTTACTAG